A genomic window from Halobaculum sp. MBLA0147 includes:
- a CDS encoding ABC transporter ATP-binding protein, whose protein sequence is MRSDTTVDGRRVSGEPVVSVTGVSKAIDGVDVLRDVSLTLREGDVYGLLGPNGAGKTTTIETILGLRQPDEGRVRLLGEPPGDDALREVGVVFESETLKPSWTVRDNLLVTCHVHELPPARIESCLDRVRLDPSVASEPFDTLSKGMKRKVSIADALLSDPDVLVLDEPVSGLDPESRETVLQLVESSDRSILFSSHALSDVQRVCDRVGIVRDGRTVLETRLDDSLQVVRDRQSELAGERVAPGVELYWPDGAAAGSGDTEPAGSGDLVDSQDVEQIDLEALYFALTPEDQS, encoded by the coding sequence ATGCGATCGGACACCACTGTCGACGGCCGACGAGTGTCGGGAGAGCCGGTCGTCTCGGTGACCGGCGTCTCGAAGGCGATCGACGGTGTCGATGTGTTGCGGGACGTGTCACTCACACTCCGAGAGGGCGACGTGTACGGGTTGCTCGGCCCCAACGGTGCGGGCAAGACGACGACGATCGAGACGATCCTCGGACTCCGACAGCCAGACGAGGGCCGAGTCCGCCTCCTCGGCGAACCCCCGGGAGACGACGCCTTGCGAGAGGTCGGTGTCGTCTTCGAGAGCGAGACGCTCAAGCCGTCGTGGACCGTGCGAGACAACCTGCTCGTGACGTGTCACGTGCACGAACTCCCGCCGGCCAGGATCGAGTCGTGTCTCGACCGAGTCCGTCTCGACCCGTCCGTCGCGAGCGAGCCGTTCGACACCCTCTCGAAGGGAATGAAACGGAAGGTGTCGATCGCCGACGCGTTGCTCTCGGACCCGGACGTGCTCGTCTTGGACGAACCCGTCTCGGGCCTGGACCCGGAGTCACGCGAGACCGTGTTGCAGCTCGTGGAGTCGTCCGATCGGTCGATCCTGTTCAGTTCGCACGCACTGTCGGACGTCCAGCGCGTCTGTGATCGCGTCGGTATCGTCCGTGACGGCCGGACAGTTCTCGAGACGAGACTCGACGACTCACTACAGGTCGTCCGAGATCGACAGTCCGAGCTCGCAGGCGAACGGGTCGCACCGGGGGTCGAGTTGTACTGGCCCGACGGTGCGGCGGCCGGCTCCGGTGACACCGAACCCGCTGGGTCGGGGGACCTGGTCGACTCGCAGGACGTCGAACAGATCGACTTGGAAGCGTTGTACTTCGCGTTGACGCCGGAGGACCAGTCGTGA